The following proteins are encoded in a genomic region of Syntrophotaleaceae bacterium:
- a CDS encoding sodium-dependent transporter has product MKAIDNHQPRALWATRLGFIMAAAGSAVGLGNIWKFPYITGVNGGGAFVLVYLICIALVGLPIMMAELMIGRHTRRDAVGAFIHLEGRRSPWLCAGWVSVSAAFIILSYYSVVAGWTLDYIFRAIRGSFSGLPPETIEGLFDGLIGDGPRQILWHLVFILLCLGIVIGGVQKGIERWSKILMPLLFLLLLLLFVNGMLSKGAWAGLTFMFRPDFGKLTPGAVLEALGHAFFTLSLGMAAMITYGSYLSRQEDLLAAGVRVVVLDTLIALMAGLAIFPVVFAVGLEPAAGPGLIFKTIPVVFSRLPGGFLLAILFFLLLAFAALTSAISLLEAQVAYLIDERGWARGKATSYLAALAFVVGIPTALSYNVLGNWQPIGERSFFDSIDLIASNYLLPISGLLIAVYVGWFWKGDEEKEELIAGGAGWVFPVWHFLIRYVAPVAVAVILYYKVVHP; this is encoded by the coding sequence ATGAAGGCGATCGACAACCACCAACCGAGAGCCCTCTGGGCGACCCGCCTCGGTTTCATTATGGCCGCCGCCGGCAGCGCCGTCGGTCTCGGCAACATCTGGAAATTCCCCTATATTACCGGGGTCAACGGAGGCGGAGCCTTCGTCCTCGTCTATCTGATCTGTATCGCCCTGGTCGGCCTGCCGATCATGATGGCCGAACTGATGATCGGACGCCATACCCGGCGGGATGCGGTGGGGGCCTTCATTCATCTGGAAGGACGCCGCTCCCCCTGGCTTTGCGCCGGATGGGTCAGCGTTTCGGCCGCCTTCATCATCCTCTCCTACTATTCGGTGGTGGCCGGTTGGACCCTCGACTACATTTTTCGGGCCATCAGGGGGAGCTTCAGCGGTCTTCCGCCGGAAACCATCGAAGGGCTTTTCGATGGTTTGATCGGCGACGGCCCGCGACAGATTCTCTGGCATCTGGTCTTCATCCTGCTCTGCCTCGGAATTGTCATCGGTGGCGTACAGAAAGGGATCGAGCGGTGGAGCAAGATCCTCATGCCGCTGCTGTTCCTGCTGCTTCTGCTGCTGTTCGTCAACGGCATGCTCAGCAAGGGCGCGTGGGCCGGACTGACCTTCATGTTCCGCCCCGACTTCGGGAAACTGACTCCAGGAGCCGTCCTGGAGGCCCTGGGCCACGCCTTTTTCACCCTCTCCCTCGGCATGGCGGCGATGATCACCTACGGCTCCTACCTGAGCCGCCAGGAAGACCTGCTGGCCGCGGGCGTCCGGGTGGTTGTTCTCGACACCCTCATCGCCCTGATGGCCGGTCTCGCGATCTTCCCCGTGGTCTTCGCCGTCGGCCTGGAACCGGCTGCGGGCCCGGGACTGATCTTCAAGACCATCCCGGTGGTTTTTTCCCGGCTGCCGGGCGGCTTTCTGCTGGCCATCCTGTTTTTCCTGCTGCTCGCCTTCGCCGCCCTGACCAGCGCCATCTCCCTGCTCGAAGCCCAGGTCGCCTACCTCATCGACGAGCGCGGCTGGGCCCGCGGCAAAGCCACGTCCTATCTGGCCGCCCTGGCCTTCGTCGTCGGCATTCCCACCGCCCTTTCCTACAACGTCCTCGGCAATTGGCAGCCGATCGGCGAACGCTCCTTCTTCGACTCGATCGACCTGATCGCCTCCAACTACCTTTTGCCGATTAGCGGCCTGCTGATCGCGGTCTACGTCGGCTGGTTCTGGAAAGGGGATGAGGAGAAGGAAGAGTTAATTGCCGGCGGAGCGGGCTGGGTGTTTCCCGTCTGGCACTTTTTGATTCGCTATGTGGCGCCGGTCGCGGTGGCGGTTATTCTTTATTACAAAGTTGTGCATCCGTAG
- a CDS encoding RDD family protein: protein MVIECPTCGKKGSIETEKIPEQGTKLTCNSCQERFFITRDRGTEPLQKIGAVQPSTKATQPMPRAGAEEPSSADAYKPRLTCSLCGQNYGRQDLVRFGEKLVCGSCKPAYVQMIQQGESHPAEMRYAGFWVRFAAKIIDGIVLWILLMPVTLLVSSMFQVDPNNPEQISTMMAGVGILYLFQIGIPAVFTCFFLGRFQATPGKMALGLIVTNPERQKISYLRALGRSFAEWISSLILAIGYLMAGFDEEKRTLHDRICSTRVVYKR from the coding sequence ATGGTTATTGAATGTCCCACTTGCGGAAAGAAGGGAAGTATTGAGACGGAAAAGATCCCGGAACAGGGAACCAAACTGACTTGCAACAGCTGTCAGGAGCGTTTTTTCATCACCCGCGACAGGGGCACGGAGCCTCTTCAGAAGATCGGCGCTGTTCAGCCATCCACAAAAGCAACACAACCGATGCCTCGGGCTGGGGCCGAGGAACCTTCATCGGCAGACGCCTATAAACCTCGTTTAACCTGTAGCCTTTGCGGTCAAAATTATGGACGACAAGATTTGGTCCGATTCGGAGAGAAGCTTGTCTGCGGCTCGTGCAAACCGGCCTATGTCCAAATGATTCAGCAGGGCGAATCCCACCCTGCAGAGATGCGCTATGCGGGTTTCTGGGTAAGGTTCGCAGCCAAAATCATCGACGGCATTGTCCTCTGGATCCTTCTCATGCCTGTCACTCTCTTGGTCTCTTCAATGTTTCAGGTCGACCCGAACAACCCGGAGCAAATTTCCACCATGATGGCAGGCGTGGGGATTCTGTACCTCTTCCAGATAGGTATTCCAGCCGTATTTACATGCTTCTTCCTGGGACGATTTCAGGCAACCCCGGGCAAAATGGCTCTTGGCCTGATCGTCACAAATCCGGAGCGGCAAAAGATCAGTTATCTTCGCGCCCTTGGCCGGAGTTTTGCCGAATGGATCAGCAGCCTTATCCTGGCCATCGGCTATCTGATGGCAGGGTTCGACGAAGAGAAACGTACTCTCCATGATCGTATCTGCAGCACCCGGGTCGTATACAAGAGATGA
- a CDS encoding sensor domain-containing diguanylate cyclase, translating to MENLLKVPELQSLELALYDDEGHLLAMRCGSQAALCGATGNLLCTEDCPRKKNGRLAIALGDPSPAVATCPGGLWHYLLPCLTEKGSLQILAVGGVRSHDLNLPYLEDLALQKGLSASSLLEFWENIPPVSQRDILETGRLLRQHLIDSAPASQPNSWTSESLTPLTAGLIKAAAETESGLPRAQTPAAILNLLAEALSPHFSSDQIALFLPKAEGQPSNWIFPEEADVETCNLTGRRFPPGLQENNTTCLPLQFHNELFGCLVLQAVLPSTSDRLLLKIIADRVAGRLEQLKTARSNDGKTSFPAEYLLNRLEVLGTNRELRDLCRQILETAAQLAKAEKGSLMLLEGNSGKLRILASIGMDRSLVEESALRGEQSISALVLKTGQPLLINDLTKDQRIKIVPRPRFRTNSLLSLPLRAHQGMLGVLNLADKWDSSSFSEADLSLLSTWTGYCAPLIERLANSRLSGQAREEAAIDPLTGVYNQPILERRFNEESSRCTRFGQDMVLMLVAPDTESGQSSEIQAAQEKALVREMGELLRKMDIVGRLASGVFAILLPDTPREGAAIVAERLRQIVARQHTKLKMTVSCGLAVFPRHGSTFPALVRSAEMARQQARSNGGNAILFIDQVNKNDKIIYI from the coding sequence TTGGAAAACCTGCTGAAAGTCCCAGAACTGCAGAGCCTGGAACTGGCCCTGTACGACGACGAGGGGCATCTTCTGGCAATGCGCTGCGGGTCTCAGGCCGCCCTTTGCGGAGCCACTGGCAACCTTCTTTGCACTGAGGACTGCCCTCGGAAAAAAAACGGCAGACTGGCCATAGCCCTGGGCGACCCCTCTCCCGCTGTCGCTACCTGCCCCGGTGGTTTGTGGCACTATCTGCTGCCATGCCTGACCGAAAAGGGCAGTCTGCAGATCCTGGCCGTAGGCGGAGTGCGCAGCCATGATCTGAATCTTCCCTACCTGGAGGATCTGGCTTTACAAAAGGGCCTTTCCGCTTCATCCTTGCTTGAATTCTGGGAAAACATCCCACCGGTTTCCCAGCGGGACATTCTGGAAACCGGCCGCCTGCTTCGTCAGCATCTTATCGACTCTGCTCCTGCGTCGCAGCCGAACTCCTGGACATCCGAGTCCCTCACCCCCCTGACTGCCGGTCTGATCAAAGCCGCAGCCGAGACGGAATCCGGCCTCCCCCGGGCGCAGACTCCGGCCGCCATCCTCAATCTGCTCGCTGAGGCCCTGTCTCCCCACTTCTCTTCCGACCAGATAGCGCTCTTTCTGCCCAAAGCCGAAGGCCAACCCTCCAACTGGATCTTTCCGGAAGAAGCTGATGTGGAGACCTGCAACCTGACCGGTCGAAGATTTCCTCCGGGATTGCAGGAAAATAACACCACCTGCCTTCCCCTGCAGTTTCATAATGAACTGTTCGGTTGCCTGGTTTTGCAGGCCGTGCTCCCATCGACCTCCGATCGCCTGCTGCTTAAGATCATTGCCGACCGGGTTGCCGGCCGTCTCGAGCAACTGAAAACTGCGCGCTCCAACGATGGCAAAACCTCTTTCCCTGCCGAATATCTGCTGAACCGTTTGGAAGTTCTGGGAACCAACCGGGAATTGAGGGATCTGTGCAGGCAGATACTGGAGACGGCGGCTCAACTGGCCAAGGCGGAAAAGGGCTCCCTGATGCTGCTCGAAGGCAACAGCGGCAAGCTGCGAATCCTGGCCAGCATCGGCATGGATCGCTCCCTTGTGGAGGAATCGGCTTTGCGGGGAGAACAAAGCATTTCGGCCCTGGTGCTTAAAACCGGGCAGCCGCTGCTGATTAACGACCTGACCAAGGATCAGCGAATCAAGATCGTGCCCCGCCCGCGCTTTCGCACCAATTCCCTCCTGAGTCTGCCCCTTCGGGCTCACCAGGGAATGCTCGGGGTTCTCAACCTGGCGGACAAATGGGACAGCAGTTCTTTCAGTGAAGCGGATTTGAGCCTTCTTTCGACCTGGACCGGCTATTGCGCCCCCCTTATCGAGCGCCTCGCCAACAGCCGTCTTTCGGGCCAGGCGAGGGAAGAGGCCGCCATCGATCCTTTGACCGGTGTCTACAACCAGCCGATTCTGGAAAGACGGTTCAATGAAGAATCCAGCCGCTGCACCCGCTTCGGCCAGGATATGGTCCTTATGCTCGTTGCTCCCGACACCGAGTCCGGACAGTCCTCCGAAATCCAGGCAGCCCAAGAGAAAGCACTGGTCCGGGAGATGGGAGAACTGTTGCGAAAAATGGATATCGTCGGGCGTCTGGCATCCGGCGTCTTTGCCATTCTTTTGCCGGACACACCTCGTGAGGGTGCGGCGATTGTCGCTGAACGGCTGCGCCAGATCGTTGCCAGACAACATACAAAGCTGAAGATGACCGTCAGTTGCGGACTTGCGGTTTTCCCACGCCACGGTTCGACCTTCCCTGCCCTGGTCCGGTCGGCCGAAATGGCCCGACAGCAGGCCAGGAGCAACGGCGGCAATGCCATCCTCTTTATCGACCAGGTCAACAAGAACGACAAAATCATCTACATCTGA
- a CDS encoding Maf family nucleotide pyrophosphatase: MHTNNSAPDKNEIQPQIILASASPRRRELLASLGLRFAVIPSEVSEEILPGETPRRHVLRLSEDKAREVALRPAVPGRWFIGSDTIVLRDEVILGKPADASMAEEMLLSLSGRTHEVLSGYAVFDRKEDRIVSGAVTTRVRFKELTASEIAGYIATGEPFGKAGAYAIQGIGAFMVPAIEGSYTNVVGLPLCEVVEVLEGLGAFRLFEDFRAGRD; this comes from the coding sequence ATGCACACGAACAACTCAGCTCCTGACAAAAACGAAATTCAACCACAAATCATCCTTGCCAGCGCTTCCCCCCGGCGGCGTGAACTGCTGGCATCCCTTGGACTACGGTTTGCCGTGATTCCCAGTGAGGTCTCCGAAGAGATCCTCCCCGGGGAAACGCCTCGCCGGCATGTCCTTCGGCTCAGCGAAGACAAGGCCCGAGAAGTGGCTTTGCGCCCGGCAGTCCCGGGGCGCTGGTTCATCGGCAGTGACACCATCGTGCTACGGGACGAAGTCATTCTCGGCAAGCCGGCCGATGCCTCCATGGCTGAAGAGATGCTGCTCTCCCTTTCAGGCCGTACCCATGAAGTGCTGTCAGGTTATGCTGTCTTTGATCGGAAGGAGGATCGGATAGTATCCGGAGCCGTGACAACAAGAGTCCGGTTCAAGGAGTTGACAGCCTCGGAGATCGCAGGGTACATTGCCACCGGCGAACCCTTTGGCAAGGCCGGGGCCTATGCCATTCAGGGCATAGGCGCATTCATGGTGCCGGCGATCGAGGGCAGCTACACCAATGTTGTCGGCCTGCCCCTGTGCGAGGTCGTCGAGGTCCTGGAAGGCCTCGGAGCTTTTCGTCTTTTCGAAGATTTTCGGGCTGGAAGAGACTAG
- a CDS encoding HAD-IA family hydrolase, producing MTFDTFLFDLDGTLVDSVADLATSINQLRDELSLGPLDLDTISGHIGDGATMLVKRSLPEGAFSPQHLQRFLNLYRNRLTDQTRVYPGIDEFLIQHQLDKMAVITNKPFDLTLALLNELGLIAFFQTLVCGDSGLPKKPDPAPVLQALRELQADPKRTVMIGDHHTDLLAGRAAGVKTCFCAFGFGNDGGVESDFRAETPEDLLRLFPAENRW from the coding sequence ATGACCTTCGATACGTTCCTGTTCGACCTGGATGGAACTCTCGTCGATTCCGTGGCCGATCTGGCCACTTCAATAAACCAGCTTCGTGATGAACTTTCCCTGGGCCCCCTCGATCTGGACACAATCAGTGGGCATATCGGGGACGGAGCGACCATGCTGGTCAAGAGGAGCCTGCCCGAAGGAGCCTTCTCCCCCCAGCACCTGCAGCGGTTCCTGAACCTCTATCGAAACCGGCTGACAGACCAAACCCGGGTTTATCCCGGGATAGACGAGTTTTTGATCCAGCACCAATTGGACAAGATGGCGGTGATCACCAACAAACCCTTCGACCTGACCCTCGCCCTGCTCAACGAACTCGGCCTGATCGCATTTTTTCAAACCCTCGTCTGCGGCGACAGCGGGCTGCCGAAAAAACCGGATCCCGCTCCCGTCCTGCAGGCCCTGAGGGAGCTGCAGGCCGATCCGAAACGGACGGTGATGATCGGCGACCACCATACCGACCTTCTGGCGGGACGGGCGGCCGGGGTCAAAACCTGTTTCTGCGCCTTCGGCTTCGGCAACGATGGCGGTGTCGAGTCCGATTTTCGGGCCGAAACCCCGGAGGACCTGCTGCGCCTGTTTCCGGCCGAGAATCGATGGTGA
- a CDS encoding YggS family pyridoxal phosphate-dependent enzyme — translation MTVQENLSRIREQIAEACRRAGRSPESVRLVAVSKTKPASMVEEAAAAGQKLFGESYAQEFATKVEDVHRPVEWHFIGGLQTNKVKYLAGKVDLIHSVDRLSLAEEIDKQWAKIDQVVDILIQLNLGEEETKSGTDETGLEELLRQAAALPHLRVRGLMALPPWLDDPEEVRPYFRRLRELAEKMAALNIPGVEMKELSMGMSHDFEVAVEEGATLVRVGSAIFGERG, via the coding sequence ATGACTGTTCAGGAGAATCTCAGCCGCATTCGAGAGCAGATTGCCGAGGCCTGCCGACGGGCGGGACGCTCACCGGAATCGGTTCGCCTGGTGGCCGTGTCCAAAACCAAACCGGCATCCATGGTGGAGGAGGCGGCCGCAGCGGGTCAGAAACTGTTCGGCGAAAGTTACGCGCAGGAATTCGCCACCAAGGTTGAGGACGTGCACAGACCGGTGGAATGGCATTTCATCGGCGGACTGCAAACCAACAAAGTCAAGTACCTGGCGGGCAAGGTCGACCTGATTCACTCTGTCGACCGTCTGTCCCTGGCCGAAGAGATCGACAAACAATGGGCAAAGATCGACCAGGTGGTCGACATCCTCATCCAGCTCAATCTCGGCGAAGAGGAGACGAAGTCCGGCACTGACGAAACGGGGCTGGAAGAGCTATTGCGGCAGGCGGCCGCCCTGCCACACCTGCGCGTCCGCGGTTTGATGGCCCTGCCCCCCTGGCTGGACGATCCGGAAGAGGTTCGGCCCTACTTCCGACGGCTGCGGGAACTGGCGGAGAAAATGGCGGCTCTGAATATACCCGGCGTGGAGATGAAGGAGCTGTCGATGGGCATGAGCCACGATTTCGAAGTGGCCGTCGAGGAAGGGGCGACCCTGGTCAGGGTCGGTTCGGCCATTTTCGGCGAACGCGGCTGA
- a CDS encoding DUF4350 domain-containing protein gives MSARRRIVLLGFCLLLVCFCLGLYRLMALRFDAGDVFPPYSTLRSDPLGSKVFYRSLERLEGVTVQRHYRKLKDLEGTEPSTIFFLGLSPEELEILPDTIHGLLAKGHRIVLSLHPVRRRPGVDKENPAESSQPDGDGNVPDRKPVEEKGPARLGVRLGFAPLAEKGGMGKVRASLAADEYRSDLPEHIPVHSEVRFTGIDRDWQVLYRVEGEAVLMERHETGGGRLVLVADSYLFSNEAMLRDRHAALLAWIAGNGPFVFDETHHGVRRQPGVMLLLRQYRLAPFLGVLLVLAALYVWKRSVPFAPRLAAVKTDDDEASAMDYHAGLTNLLRRNLTDRNMLATCVDEWQHSLGRQHLSETEKDRIRSVVESGNTPPARGQAVAEGYRKIAAILAERKWLWK, from the coding sequence ATGTCGGCGCGGCGTAGAATCGTTCTGCTCGGCTTTTGCCTGCTCCTGGTCTGCTTCTGCCTCGGGCTCTACAGGCTGATGGCACTGCGGTTCGATGCGGGCGATGTCTTTCCCCCCTATTCGACCCTGCGCAGCGACCCGCTGGGAAGCAAGGTCTTCTATCGCTCCCTGGAACGCTTGGAAGGGGTGACGGTACAACGCCATTACCGGAAACTGAAAGACCTGGAAGGCACGGAACCCTCGACCATCTTTTTTCTCGGACTCAGCCCCGAAGAACTTGAAATCCTTCCCGATACGATTCACGGTCTTCTCGCCAAGGGGCACCGGATCGTCCTCTCGCTCCACCCGGTTCGCCGCCGGCCCGGAGTGGACAAAGAGAATCCGGCCGAGTCAAGCCAACCGGACGGGGATGGAAATGTTCCCGACCGTAAACCGGTGGAGGAGAAAGGTCCGGCCCGACTGGGGGTCCGTCTGGGATTCGCCCCTCTCGCAGAGAAGGGTGGAATGGGAAAGGTTCGAGCTTCCCTCGCGGCGGATGAATACCGGTCCGACCTTCCCGAACATATCCCTGTTCACAGTGAGGTTCGTTTCACCGGGATCGATCGGGATTGGCAGGTTCTCTACCGGGTCGAGGGGGAGGCGGTTCTCATGGAGCGCCACGAGACCGGAGGAGGCAGACTGGTGCTGGTTGCCGACTCCTACCTGTTCAGCAACGAGGCGATGCTTCGTGACCGCCATGCCGCCCTTCTCGCCTGGATCGCCGGGAACGGGCCCTTCGTCTTCGACGAAACCCACCATGGTGTCCGCAGACAACCGGGAGTGATGCTTCTGTTGCGGCAGTATCGCCTGGCTCCTTTTCTCGGCGTATTGCTGGTGCTGGCCGCTCTCTACGTCTGGAAGCGTTCCGTTCCCTTTGCTCCCCGGCTGGCGGCGGTAAAGACGGATGACGATGAGGCTTCGGCAATGGACTATCATGCGGGGCTGACCAACCTTTTGCGCCGCAACCTCACCGACAGGAACATGCTGGCGACCTGCGTCGATGAATGGCAGCACTCCCTGGGGAGGCAGCATCTGAGTGAAACGGAGAAGGATCGCATCCGGTCTGTGGTGGAAAGCGGAAACACTCCGCCGGCTCGGGGACAGGCCGTGGCCGAAGGCTACAGAAAAATCGCCGCAATTCTGGCAGAGAGGAAATGGTTATGGAAATAG
- a CDS encoding B-box zinc finger protein, which produces MKFSGSDQRGMACPGCGRTLPGTLYNRARPVPCPHCRAVLEISVFPAFYRDDKPVSAQNVLAEGEANCFNHPQKKAVSVCEDCGRFLCALCEVVIGSRHTCPDCIETGRIQGSKQDLVIRRTMHDSIALSLALLPALIWPVTLLTAPAALFYAIRHWKSPTSILPRTKIRYLSAILFALLQVGGWTLLAVSFMTS; this is translated from the coding sequence ATGAAGTTTTCAGGCTCCGATCAAAGGGGTATGGCCTGTCCCGGATGCGGCAGGACACTTCCCGGCACCCTTTATAACAGGGCCCGACCGGTCCCTTGTCCCCATTGCCGAGCGGTACTGGAAATTTCGGTCTTTCCCGCTTTTTACCGCGACGACAAGCCGGTTTCCGCCCAGAATGTGCTGGCGGAAGGCGAGGCCAACTGCTTCAATCATCCACAGAAAAAAGCCGTGAGCGTCTGCGAGGATTGCGGCCGTTTTCTGTGCGCTCTCTGTGAGGTCGTCATCGGCTCCCGTCATACCTGCCCCGATTGCATCGAAACAGGAAGAATACAAGGCAGCAAGCAGGACTTGGTCATCCGACGGACCATGCATGACAGTATCGCCCTGTCGCTTGCGCTCCTTCCGGCACTGATATGGCCCGTAACCCTCCTGACCGCGCCGGCAGCACTTTTTTACGCAATTCGGCATTGGAAATCCCCCACCAGCATTCTGCCCAGAACAAAGATTCGCTACCTTTCGGCAATACTCTTTGCCTTGTTGCAGGTCGGGGGATGGACGCTGCTGGCAGTCTCTTTTATGACATCATGA